In Selenomonas sp. TAMA-11512, a genomic segment contains:
- the tpiA gene encoding triose-phosphate isomerase, producing MSRTPIIAGNWKMNNTIAQGKALVEALIPLVKDASGVDVVVCPTATALSAVSAVASGTNIHVGAQNVHWEKSGAFTGEISTDMLKEIGVEYVVLGHSERRDYFGETDEGVNKRAKAAYAAGITPIICCGESLDVRESGKYIDHVVNQVKLALDGFSADEVAKLVIAYEPIWAIGTGKTATFEQAEEVCKAIREAVAEKFNPAAADAVRIQYGGSVKPATIKDLMAQPNVDGALVGGAALKADDFAAIVKF from the coding sequence ATGTCAAGAACCCCGATCATCGCCGGCAACTGGAAAATGAACAATACGATTGCACAGGGCAAGGCGCTCGTCGAGGCGCTCATCCCGCTCGTCAAGGATGCTTCCGGTGTCGACGTCGTCGTTTGCCCGACGGCAACGGCTCTTTCCGCTGTTTCCGCCGTCGCTTCCGGCACGAACATCCATGTCGGTGCGCAGAACGTGCACTGGGAGAAGAGCGGCGCTTTCACGGGTGAAATATCGACGGATATGCTCAAGGAGATCGGTGTCGAATATGTCGTCCTCGGTCACTCCGAGCGCCGTGACTACTTCGGCGAGACGGACGAGGGCGTCAATAAGCGTGCGAAGGCGGCGTATGCCGCGGGCATCACGCCGATTATCTGCTGCGGCGAATCACTCGACGTGCGCGAGTCCGGCAAGTACATCGACCATGTCGTCAACCAGGTCAAGCTTGCGCTGGACGGATTCTCCGCCGATGAAGTCGCGAAGCTCGTCATCGCTTACGAGCCGATCTGGGCGATCGGCACGGGCAAGACGGCTACGTTTGAGCAGGCGGAAGAAGTCTGCAAGGCAATCCGCGAAGCGGTCGCCGAGAAGTTCAATCCGGCGGCGGCGGACGCTGTCCGCATCCAGTACGGCGGCAGCGTGAAGCCGGCGACGATCAAGGACCTCATGGCACAGCCGAACGTCGACGGCGCGCTCGTCGGCGGTGCGGCGCTCAAGGCGGACGATTTCGCCGCGATTGTTAAGTTTTGA
- a CDS encoding acyltransferase, translating to MSAKRTFVRVAYNRNEVMIVKLYRFLYEVFRKMNFFLGKIYGRLQKEYCLVGDSSRFYSSSVVHNLSGEKENICLGRNCHVRGELLVFPYDGKISIGDDCYIGEGTRIWSEKSIRIGNHVLLAHNVDIHDCNDHPVDAEERHRHFQTIVTKGFSQDFDLKGRGVTIEDDVWVGFGACIMKGVTIGRGAIVAAHAVVTKDVPPYAVVGGNPAQKIK from the coding sequence ATGTCCGCAAAGCGGACGTTTGTGCGTGTAGCTTACAATCGTAATGAGGTGATGATAGTGAAACTTTATAGATTTCTGTATGAAGTCTTTAGAAAAATGAACTTCTTTTTGGGAAAAATCTATGGCAGATTGCAAAAAGAGTATTGTCTTGTAGGAGATAGCAGCAGGTTTTATTCCTCATCGGTTGTGCACAATCTGTCTGGAGAAAAAGAGAATATCTGTCTCGGTCGGAATTGTCATGTGCGCGGTGAATTGCTCGTCTTTCCATATGACGGAAAAATTTCCATCGGGGATGATTGCTATATTGGTGAAGGGACGCGTATTTGGTCTGAAAAGAGCATTCGGATCGGAAATCATGTGTTGCTGGCACACAATGTGGATATTCACGATTGCAACGATCATCCGGTGGATGCAGAGGAGCGTCATCGTCATTTTCAAACCATCGTAACAAAAGGTTTTTCTCAAGATTTTGACCTGAAGGGGAGAGGAGTAACCATTGAAGACGACGTGTGGGTCGGTTTTGGCGCGTGCATTATGAAAGGCGTCACCATAGGCAGAGGAGCGATTGTCGCAGCGCATGCGGTTGTAACAAAGGATGTGCCTCCATATGCGGTCGTTGGCGGAAACCCAGCGCAGAAAATCAAATAG
- a CDS encoding Lrp/AsnC family transcriptional regulator, with amino-acid sequence MKEILELLKHDARRPVGEIAAMLNRSEYEVEQEIKRLEKDKVILSYNTLINWEKTGDNSVTAIIEINLTPQREVGFDAIAERIYRFDEVRTVYLMSGSFDLVAIIEGKSLQEIANFVATRLSTIEGVTQTRTYFILKPYKKDGVIMNDEEHDHRLVVTP; translated from the coding sequence ATGAAAGAGATATTGGAGCTTTTGAAGCACGACGCACGTCGCCCCGTCGGAGAGATTGCCGCCATGCTGAACCGCAGCGAGTACGAAGTCGAGCAGGAGATCAAGCGCCTCGAAAAGGACAAGGTCATCCTTTCCTACAACACTCTGATCAACTGGGAAAAGACCGGTGACAATTCGGTGACGGCCATCATCGAGATCAACCTCACGCCACAGCGCGAGGTCGGCTTTGACGCGATTGCCGAGCGCATCTATCGCTTTGACGAAGTGCGTACTGTCTACCTCATGAGCGGCAGCTTCGACCTCGTGGCAATCATCGAGGGCAAGTCGCTGCAGGAGATCGCGAACTTCGTCGCGACGCGCCTCTCGACGATTGAGGGCGTCACGCAGACGCGCACCTACTTCATCCTGAAGCCGTACAAGAAGGACGGCGTCATCATGAACGACGAGGAGCACGACCACAGACTGGTGGTGACACCATGA
- a CDS encoding acyltransferase, whose amino-acid sequence MELLLYKLLRKIYFMLGRAHDCYNKQFCLAGEKAKFYHSSKVINVTGKKENIRVGQNCHIYGELLIQSYGGRIVIGDDCFVGQGTRIWSEKEIRIGNHVLISHNVDIHDSNDHPLDSTERHQQFINIVEKGEQSGFDIKRGAVLIEDDVWIGFGSCIMKGVTIGKGAVIAAHSIVTKDVPAYTVMGNPTADILKRELS is encoded by the coding sequence ATGGAACTTTTATTATATAAATTGCTTAGAAAAATCTATTTTATGCTTGGGCGTGCGCATGATTGTTATAATAAGCAATTCTGTCTGGCAGGAGAGAAAGCAAAATTTTATCATTCATCCAAGGTTATCAATGTAACGGGTAAGAAAGAGAATATTCGCGTTGGGCAGAATTGCCATATTTATGGGGAATTGCTAATACAGTCTTATGGAGGTAGAATTGTTATTGGCGACGATTGCTTTGTCGGGCAAGGGACTAGAATTTGGTCGGAGAAAGAGATAAGAATTGGTAATCATGTGCTGATTTCACATAACGTTGATATTCATGACAGCAATGATCATCCATTAGATTCGACGGAGCGCCATCAACAATTCATAAACATTGTGGAAAAGGGGGAACAGTCAGGATTTGATATAAAAAGAGGGGCTGTTTTGATTGAAGATGATGTATGGATTGGATTCGGTTCTTGCATCATGAAGGGGGTAACCATTGGAAAAGGAGCTGTTATTGCAGCACACAGCATTGTGACAAAAGATGTGCCGGCTTATACCGTGATGGGAAATCCGACAGCCGACATACTGAAAAGAGAACTCTCGTAA
- the gap gene encoding type I glyceraldehyde-3-phosphate dehydrogenase → MAVKVAINGFGRIGRLAFRQMFDAEGYEVVAINDLTSPKMLAHLLKYDSTQGKYEYADSVSAGESSITVNGKTINIYAEADAKNIPWGKHDVDVVLECTGFYASKEKASAHITAGAKKVVISAPAGNDLPTVVFNVNHKTLKASDTVISAASCTTNCLAPMAKALNDLAPIQSGIMATIHAYTGDQMILDGPQRKGDLRRSRAGAINIVPNSTGAAKAIGLVIPELNGKLIGAAQRVPTPTGSTTLLFAVVKGEVTVDQVNAEMKKQSTESFGYNEDEIVSSDVVGMRYGSLFDATQTMVSPIGDGNTQVQVVSWYDNENSYTSQMVRTIKYFAELK, encoded by the coding sequence ATGGCAGTTAAGGTAGCAATCAATGGGTTTGGCCGTATCGGTCGTCTCGCTTTCCGTCAGATGTTTGACGCGGAAGGCTATGAAGTGGTCGCCATCAATGACCTCACGAGCCCAAAGATGCTCGCACATCTCCTAAAGTACGATTCCACGCAGGGCAAGTATGAGTACGCGGATTCCGTCTCCGCAGGCGAGTCTTCCATCACGGTCAACGGCAAGACGATCAATATCTACGCAGAGGCGGACGCGAAGAATATACCTTGGGGCAAGCACGACGTCGATGTCGTCCTCGAGTGCACGGGCTTCTATGCATCGAAGGAGAAGGCTTCGGCGCACATCACGGCCGGTGCGAAGAAGGTCGTCATTTCCGCTCCTGCCGGCAATGATCTCCCGACGGTCGTCTTCAACGTCAACCACAAGACGCTCAAGGCTTCGGACACGGTCATCTCCGCCGCTTCCTGCACGACGAACTGCCTCGCTCCTATGGCGAAGGCTCTCAATGACCTCGCTCCGATTCAGAGCGGCATCATGGCGACGATCCATGCTTATACGGGCGATCAGATGATTCTCGACGGCCCGCAGCGCAAGGGCGATCTCCGCCGCAGCCGCGCCGGCGCCATCAACATCGTTCCGAACTCCACGGGCGCCGCAAAGGCGATCGGTCTCGTCATCCCCGAGCTCAACGGCAAGCTCATCGGCGCGGCACAGCGCGTTCCGACCCCGACGGGTTCCACGACGCTGCTCTTCGCTGTCGTCAAGGGTGAAGTCACGGTGGATCAGGTCAATGCCGAGATGAAGAAGCAGTCGACGGAGTCCTTCGGCTACAACGAGGATGAGATCGTCTCCAGCGACGTCGTCGGAATGCGTTACGGTTCCCTCTTCGATGCTACGCAGACGATGGTCAGCCCGATCGGCGACGGCAACACGCAGGTGCAGGTCGTCTCCTGGTATGACAACGAGAACAGCTACACGAGCCAGATGGTTCGCACAATCAAGTACTTCGCAGAGCTTAAGTAA
- the scfB gene encoding thioether cross-link-forming SCIFF peptide maturase, with protein sequence MTGKIHKFHRGDTYIVLDINSGAVHIVDKTVYRIMDIFDGTNDAEVLEKLSGEYEAGEIGEILAELHELIEAKELFAPDLDVPPTFRQEGLVKSLCLMIAQDCNLRCKYCFGDGGSYGGKRAVMSPEVGRRAVDFLIEKSGPRKHMEIDFFGGEPLMNMKTVKAVTEYVRQREKETGKKCKLTLTTNGMLLHDDHIQWLNDNDFSLVLSLDGRKEVNDVMRPDAGGHGTYDRIVKNFRKCIDSRAGGDYDYRGIYTYLRGTYTKHNLDFTKDVLAMHDEGFNILSMEPVVLKDSPIGIEAEDLPQVFAEYDRLVDAYMERRRAGKGFFFFHFNMDLSNGPCVAKRLAGCGAGHEYFAVAEDGTLYPCHQFVGREQYRLGNIYDGVTNTELPPHFRAAHVMNKPTCRTCWARFFCSGGCHANADLFHGDIYQPYEIGCEIQRKRLESAILVQSLIAMEE encoded by the coding sequence GTGACAGGTAAGATTCATAAATTTCACCGAGGCGATACATACATCGTTCTCGACATCAACAGCGGGGCGGTGCACATCGTCGACAAGACGGTATACCGCATCATGGATATATTCGACGGCACGAACGACGCCGAGGTATTGGAAAAGCTGAGCGGCGAGTATGAAGCCGGGGAGATCGGGGAAATCCTCGCCGAGCTGCACGAGCTGATCGAGGCAAAGGAGCTCTTTGCGCCCGATCTCGATGTTCCTCCGACATTCCGTCAGGAAGGGCTTGTCAAGTCGCTCTGCCTCATGATCGCGCAGGACTGCAACCTTCGATGTAAATATTGCTTCGGCGACGGCGGCAGTTACGGCGGAAAGCGCGCCGTCATGTCGCCGGAGGTCGGCAGGCGCGCGGTCGACTTTCTCATCGAGAAGAGCGGGCCGCGAAAGCACATGGAGATCGATTTCTTCGGCGGCGAGCCGCTCATGAACATGAAGACGGTCAAAGCGGTCACGGAGTACGTGCGTCAACGGGAAAAAGAGACGGGCAAGAAGTGCAAGCTCACGCTGACGACGAACGGTATGCTCCTGCACGATGACCATATTCAATGGCTCAATGACAATGACTTCTCCCTCGTGCTGTCGCTGGACGGCCGCAAGGAGGTCAATGACGTGATGCGCCCCGATGCCGGCGGGCACGGGACGTACGACCGCATCGTGAAGAACTTCAGGAAGTGCATCGACTCGCGCGCGGGCGGCGACTATGACTATCGCGGCATCTACACCTACCTGCGCGGCACCTACACGAAGCACAATCTCGACTTCACGAAGGACGTCCTCGCCATGCATGACGAGGGATTCAACATCCTGTCCATGGAGCCGGTCGTCCTGAAGGACAGCCCCATCGGAATCGAGGCGGAGGATCTTCCGCAGGTATTCGCCGAGTACGACCGACTCGTCGACGCGTATATGGAGCGCCGCCGCGCCGGAAAGGGATTCTTCTTCTTCCACTTCAACATGGATCTCTCCAACGGCCCCTGCGTGGCAAAGCGGCTCGCGGGCTGCGGTGCGGGGCATGAGTACTTCGCCGTCGCGGAGGACGGCACGCTCTATCCGTGCCATCAGTTTGTCGGCCGCGAGCAGTATCGTCTCGGCAATATCTACGACGGCGTGACGAATACGGAACTGCCGCCGCATTTTCGTGCGGCGCACGTCATGAATAAGCCGACGTGCCGGACGTGCTGGGCGCGGTTTTTCTGCTCGGGCGGCTGCCACGCGAACGCGGATCTCTTCCACGGAGATATCTATCAGCCGTATGAGATTGGCTGCGAGATTCAGAGAAAGCGGCTGGAGAGCGCCATCCTCGTGCAGTCGCTGATCGCGATGGAAGAATGA
- a CDS encoding phosphoglycerate kinase: MDKKTIKDIEVNGKKVFIRVDFNVPFDENLNITNDTRIRATLPTLNYLLDHGAAVIIACHIGRPTETREPQFSTKHVVGRLSELLGKDVKWAADCVGEVAEKAAADLKPGEVLLLENLRYHKEEKKNDPAFAKQLASLADVAVDDAFGVSHRAHASNVGIASELETVAGFLMEKEINYIGKTLEAPQRPFVGIIGGAKVSDKIGVISNMIDKVDTIIIGGGMAHTFDAAKGLPVGKSLCEKDKFDLARELLKKAEEKGVKVVLPLDLTIADDFSATANTKIVDVDKVPEDWEALDSGPKTSEAYVEALKGAKTVIWNGPMGVFEFDAFAKGTLAVAKAVAEATENGAISIVGGGDSIAALKKTGLADKISHISTGGGATLEFLEGKVLPGIAAIADK; this comes from the coding sequence TTGGATAAGAAAACGATTAAAGACATTGAAGTCAATGGTAAAAAGGTATTCATCCGCGTGGACTTCAACGTCCCCTTTGATGAGAACCTGAACATTACGAACGACACGCGTATCCGCGCTACGCTCCCGACGCTCAATTACCTCCTCGATCACGGCGCGGCGGTCATCATCGCCTGCCACATCGGGCGTCCGACCGAGACGCGTGAGCCGCAGTTCTCGACGAAGCACGTCGTCGGCCGGCTCTCCGAGCTCCTGGGCAAGGATGTCAAGTGGGCGGCGGACTGCGTCGGCGAGGTTGCGGAAAAGGCGGCGGCGGATCTCAAGCCGGGTGAAGTCCTCCTTCTGGAGAACCTCCGCTACCACAAGGAAGAGAAGAAGAACGACCCGGCTTTCGCAAAGCAGCTTGCATCGCTTGCGGATGTCGCCGTGGACGATGCTTTCGGCGTCTCGCACCGCGCGCACGCGTCGAATGTCGGCATCGCCTCCGAGCTCGAGACGGTCGCCGGCTTCCTCATGGAGAAGGAGATCAACTATATCGGCAAGACGCTCGAGGCTCCGCAGCGCCCGTTCGTCGGCATCATCGGCGGCGCGAAGGTCTCCGATAAGATCGGCGTCATCAGCAACATGATTGACAAAGTCGACACCATCATCATCGGCGGCGGCATGGCGCACACGTTTGATGCCGCGAAGGGACTCCCTGTCGGCAAGTCGCTCTGCGAGAAGGACAAGTTCGACCTCGCCCGTGAGCTGCTCAAGAAGGCGGAAGAGAAGGGCGTCAAGGTTGTTCTTCCGCTCGATCTCACGATAGCCGACGACTTCTCCGCTACGGCAAACACGAAGATCGTCGACGTGGACAAGGTGCCGGAGGATTGGGAAGCGCTCGACTCCGGTCCGAAGACGTCTGAGGCGTATGTCGAGGCGCTCAAGGGTGCCAAGACGGTCATCTGGAACGGTCCGATGGGCGTTTTTGAGTTTGACGCTTTCGCGAAGGGCACGCTCGCTGTGGCAAAGGCAGTCGCGGAGGCTACGGAAAACGGTGCGATTTCCATCGTCGGCGGCGGTGACTCCATTGCGGCGCTCAAGAAGACGGGGCTTGCGGATAAGATTTCGCATATTTCCACGGGCGGCGGTGCAACGCTCGAGTTCCTCGAGGGCAAGGTGCTGCCGGGCATTGCGGCGATCGCAGATAAGTAA
- the scfA gene encoding six-cysteine ranthipeptide SCIFF, with the protein MKHIKTINKPNLQQTAMTGGCGECQASCQSACKTSCTVGNQVCEKK; encoded by the coding sequence ATGAAGCACATCAAGACGATCAACAAGCCGAATCTCCAGCAGACGGCGATGACGGGCGGCTGCGGCGAGTGCCAGGCCTCGTGCCAGTCGGCCTGCAAGACGAGCTGTACGGTCGGCAATCAGGTATGTGAGAAGAAGTAA
- a CDS encoding aminotransferase class I/II-fold pyridoxal phosphate-dependent enzyme — MKETRDWNSRLSPAVQSIAPSGIRKFFDIAAQMKDVISLGVGEPDFVTPWTIRESCVYGLERGYTSYTSNRGMLELREEIALHYEVEYGISYDPATDILVTVGVSEALDIAMRAVLSPGDEVLIPEPCYVSYQACTILAGGVPVSVPTKLENEFRITPAELEQYVTEKTRVLLIGYPNNPTGAIMEESDLLAIAKFAEKHDLLVISDEIYGDLTYGGEKHVAFSSLPNMQERTILLNGFSKAYAMTGWRIGYAMANESVIAAMTKIHQYTMLCAPITAQIAAIEALRRGEKYMKKMVAEYDRRRRLIYDGFTKMGLPCFEPKGAFYIFPDIRPSGYTDEEFAEELLRSEHVALVPGSAFGACGAGHVRCSYATSLDKISEALARIENFLSKHKKA; from the coding sequence ATGAAGGAAACGCGCGACTGGAACAGTCGTCTCTCTCCTGCCGTGCAGTCGATTGCGCCGTCCGGCATCCGCAAGTTTTTCGACATCGCCGCGCAGATGAAGGACGTCATCTCGCTCGGCGTCGGCGAGCCGGACTTCGTCACGCCTTGGACGATTCGTGAGAGCTGCGTCTACGGGCTTGAGCGCGGCTATACCTCCTACACGTCAAACCGCGGCATGCTGGAGCTGCGTGAGGAAATCGCCCTCCATTACGAAGTGGAGTACGGTATTTCCTACGACCCCGCGACGGATATCCTCGTGACCGTCGGCGTCAGCGAAGCGCTTGACATCGCCATGCGTGCCGTTCTCTCACCGGGCGACGAAGTACTGATTCCGGAACCCTGCTACGTCTCGTATCAGGCCTGCACGATTCTCGCCGGCGGTGTCCCCGTCTCCGTCCCCACAAAGCTCGAAAACGAGTTTCGCATCACGCCGGCTGAGCTTGAACAATATGTGACCGAGAAGACGCGCGTCCTCCTCATCGGCTACCCGAACAATCCGACGGGCGCCATCATGGAAGAAAGCGATCTCCTCGCGATAGCGAAGTTCGCCGAGAAGCACGATCTGCTTGTCATCTCGGACGAAATCTACGGCGACCTCACGTACGGCGGCGAGAAACACGTCGCGTTCTCCTCTCTCCCGAACATGCAGGAGCGCACCATCCTCCTGAACGGCTTCTCCAAGGCGTACGCCATGACGGGCTGGCGCATCGGCTACGCGATGGCGAACGAGTCCGTCATCGCCGCCATGACGAAAATCCATCAGTACACGATGCTCTGCGCTCCGATCACGGCGCAGATCGCGGCCATCGAGGCGCTGAGACGCGGCGAGAAGTACATGAAGAAGATGGTCGCCGAGTACGACCGCCGCCGCCGCCTCATATACGACGGCTTTACGAAGATGGGGCTCCCGTGCTTCGAGCCGAAGGGCGCGTTCTACATCTTCCCGGACATCAGACCGTCCGGCTACACCGACGAGGAATTTGCCGAGGAGCTGCTTCGCTCCGAGCACGTCGCCCTCGTGCCGGGGAGCGCGTTCGGCGCGTGCGGCGCGGGCCACGTCCGCTGCTCCTACGCGACCTCACTCGATAAGATTTCCGAGGCGCTCGCCCGGATTGAGAATTTCCTGTCCAAGCATAAAAAAGCATAA
- a CDS encoding DapH/DapD/GlmU-related protein, whose protein sequence is MESAIKDIQEARENILVGRKQVNGKDWATVQSAPIRIGDKAWIGMNSLVLKGVTIGEGAIIGAGSVAASDIPSWTVAVGNPAHVVKEIPHEGE, encoded by the coding sequence TTGGAGAGCGCGATCAAAGATATTCAAGAGGCAAGAGAGAATATTCTTGTCGGACGAAAACAAGTGAACGGCAAGGACTGGGCCACGGTTCAAAGCGCACCGATACGGATCGGCGATAAAGCGTGGATAGGGATGAATTCCTTGGTTTTAAAAGGCGTTACGATTGGCGAGGGTGCAATCATCGGCGCAGGATCTGTAGCAGCAAGTGATATTCCGTCTTGGACAGTGGCTGTCGGCAATCCAGCGCACGTTGTAAAAGAAATTCCCCATGAAGGAGAATAG
- the gpmI gene encoding 2,3-bisphosphoglycerate-independent phosphoglycerate mutase produces the protein MATLKNAPVALIIMDGWGIGDPNDPDNAIARADTPVIDGLTAKYPNSQLQASGEAVGLPDGQMGNSEVGHTNLGAGRVIYQELTRITKEIKEGGLFKNEALLAAMHAAKASASGALHLMGLLSPGGVHSHQKHLYGLLQMAKNEGVKTVYVHGFLDGRDVPPSSAAEYIAELEAKLKEIGIGKIATISGRYYAMDRDKRWERVVKAYDAIAKAEGVKAATAKEAIEASYAAEVTDEFVIPAVIGDYAGMHPGEGAIFFNFRPDRARELTHAFVDTTFDAFPRVEGLKLAFTTMTQYEEGMNAKIAYPPESIENTLGQYIESKGLTQLRIAETEKYAHVTFFFNGGVEEPYKGEDRILVPSPKVATYDLQPEMSAIEVTDKVVAAITSEKYDFIILNYANGDMVGHTGVEAAAIKAVETVDTCVGRFVEALQKVGGEVIIIADHGNADIMVDHATGEPFTAHTTNPVPCIVVSERVKSVRDGRLCDIAPTLLTLAGLPIPKEMTGEVLVEMK, from the coding sequence ATGGCAACATTGAAAAACGCGCCCGTCGCCCTCATCATCATGGACGGCTGGGGAATCGGCGACCCGAACGACCCGGATAACGCGATTGCGCGGGCCGATACCCCTGTCATCGACGGGCTCACGGCAAAGTATCCGAACTCCCAGCTGCAGGCATCCGGCGAAGCCGTCGGCCTCCCGGACGGGCAGATGGGCAACTCCGAGGTCGGGCACACGAACCTCGGCGCGGGGCGCGTCATCTATCAGGAGCTCACGCGCATCACGAAGGAGATCAAAGAGGGCGGTCTCTTCAAAAATGAGGCACTGCTCGCCGCCATGCACGCGGCAAAGGCGTCAGCTTCGGGAGCGCTGCACCTGATGGGGCTCCTCTCCCCGGGCGGCGTGCACAGCCATCAGAAGCACCTCTACGGACTTCTGCAGATGGCGAAGAACGAGGGAGTCAAGACCGTTTATGTCCACGGATTCCTTGACGGACGCGACGTACCGCCTTCGAGCGCTGCCGAGTACATCGCCGAGCTGGAGGCAAAGCTGAAAGAGATCGGCATCGGAAAGATCGCGACGATTTCCGGCCGCTACTATGCGATGGACCGTGACAAGCGCTGGGAGCGCGTCGTCAAGGCATACGATGCGATAGCAAAAGCCGAGGGCGTAAAGGCCGCCACGGCAAAAGAGGCCATTGAGGCTTCGTATGCGGCGGAGGTCACCGATGAGTTTGTCATCCCTGCGGTCATCGGCGACTACGCCGGTATGCACCCGGGCGAGGGTGCGATTTTCTTCAACTTCCGTCCGGATCGTGCGCGCGAGCTTACGCATGCCTTTGTGGATACGACGTTTGACGCTTTCCCGCGCGTCGAGGGACTCAAGCTTGCCTTTACGACGATGACGCAGTACGAGGAGGGCATGAACGCCAAGATCGCCTATCCGCCGGAGTCCATCGAGAACACGCTCGGACAGTACATCGAGAGCAAGGGGCTCACGCAGCTTCGCATTGCGGAGACGGAGAAATACGCGCATGTCACGTTCTTCTTCAACGGCGGCGTCGAAGAGCCGTACAAGGGCGAAGACCGCATTCTCGTGCCGTCGCCGAAGGTCGCCACGTATGATCTGCAGCCGGAGATGAGCGCCATCGAGGTCACGGACAAGGTTGTCGCCGCGATCACCTCCGAGAAGTACGACTTCATCATCCTGAACTACGCAAACGGCGACATGGTCGGTCATACGGGCGTCGAGGCCGCTGCCATTAAGGCGGTCGAGACCGTCGATACGTGCGTCGGCCGCTTTGTAGAGGCGCTGCAGAAGGTCGGCGGCGAGGTCATCATCATCGCCGATCACGGCAACGCGGACATCATGGTCGATCATGCGACAGGCGAGCCGTTTACGGCGCATACGACGAATCCCGTTCCCTGCATTGTCGTCTCCGAGCGCGTGAAGAGTGTCAGGGACGGTCGCCTCTGTGATATCGCACCTACGCTTCTTACGCTGGCGGGACTTCCGATTCCAAAGGAAATGACGGGAGAGGTACTCGTAGAAATGAAGTAG
- a CDS encoding acyltransferase: MLSQVIRWLKKNMCYNIYRELSKKPYLMTVGDGTVILDSTYVRQNVPVEKCRIFIGENSMIGCNFIFESDGGSISVGSKTYIGAGTHLISRSSISIGDDVTIAWGVWIYDHDSHSLDWRNRADDIQSVLEDYRAGRNIIASKDWSCVNSEPIKICDKAWIGMNVILLKGITVGEGAVVGAGSVVAGDIPPWTVAVGNPARVVKEIPHEGE, encoded by the coding sequence ATGTTGTCACAGGTCATTCGATGGCTAAAAAAGAATATGTGTTATAATATATACCGTGAGCTTTCCAAGAAACCGTATCTTATGACGGTTGGTGATGGAACGGTGATTCTCGACTCCACTTACGTGAGACAAAATGTACCGGTTGAAAAGTGCAGGATTTTTATTGGTGAAAACTCGATGATCGGCTGCAATTTTATTTTTGAATCTGATGGGGGAAGTATATCCGTTGGAAGCAAAACTTACATCGGTGCAGGTACGCATTTGATCTCACGAAGCTCGATCAGCATTGGGGATGATGTGACGATTGCGTGGGGAGTGTGGATTTATGACCATGACTCACATTCGCTCGACTGGCGGAACCGCGCTGACGACATACAGTCAGTGTTGGAGGATTACCGCGCGGGGCGAAATATCATTGCGAGCAAGGATTGGTCATGTGTAAACAGCGAGCCGATAAAGATATGCGATAAGGCGTGGATTGGCATGAATGTCATCCTGTTAAAAGGCATTACGGTCGGAGAGGGGGCTGTCGTCGGGGCGGGCTCCGTTGTCGCAGGGGATATCCCGCCGTGGACGGTAGCTGTTGGAAACCCGGCACGAGTAGTAAAAGAAATTCCCCATGAAGGAGAATAG